A DNA window from Engystomops pustulosus chromosome 10, aEngPut4.maternal, whole genome shotgun sequence contains the following coding sequences:
- the LOC140104494 gene encoding germ cell nuclear acidic protein-like, which translates to MSKQKRKHCIVISSDSEDSGSEDQILVSKKRRTFIESNTLDDDETLHQSHPFTPSSPWSLEEEDGGSGPYQPPIADLNSPSSSIELVEESFGRPERPINYSLLTDLASPHSKYVNNFHENKEELTRLLYEFFNHTVFDDELPADMEVRWNKRMTSTAGVTRLLGDSGNPCAIIEISEKICDSAARLRDTLIHEMCHAACWVIDGDGNAGHGWRWLFFCQTAAQAHPDLPPISRYHDYEIHYPLMYECTGCQSRVGRWKASLDTQRFVCSRCKGDIILLDST; encoded by the exons ATGTCCAAGCAAAAGCGAAAACATTGCATTGTTATTTCTTCTGATTCAGAAGACAGCGGCAGCGAGGACCAG ATTCTGGTCAGTAAGAAGCGCCGCACATTTATTGAGTCCAACACATTGGACGATGATGAGACTCTACATCAG TCTCATCCATTTACTCCAAGTTCTCCATGGAGCCTTGAAGAGGAGGATGGTGGCTCTGGTCCCTACCAGCCACCCATAGcag ATCTGAATTCTCCATCCTCGAGCATTGAGCTGGTGGAGGAAAG TTTTGGGAGACCGGAGCGTCCCATCAATTACAGTCTCCTGACAGATCTTGCTTCTCCTCATTCAAAATATGTGAACAACTTCCATGAGAACAAAGAGGAGCTGACAAGACTTCTTTATGAGTTTTTTAACCATACCGTCTTTGACGATGAG CTTCCTGCAGACATGGAAGTGAGATGGAACAAAAGGATGACGTCAACAGCCGGTGTCACCAGATTGCTAGGGGACAGCGGCAATCCTTGTGCCATCATAGAGATATCAGAGAAGATCTGTGATTCTGCAG CACGACTTCGGGACACATTGATCCATGAAATGTGTCATGCTGCCTGCTGGGTCATTGATGGAGATGGAAACGCTGGACACGGCTGGCGTTGGCTGTTCTTCTGCCAGACGGCTGCACAGGCTCACCCTGACCTCCCACCTATCTCCAGATACCACGACTATGAGATCCACTACCCGCTCATGTATGAGTGCACAGGGTGCCAGTCCAG GGTTGGACGCTGGAAAGCCTCTCTAGACACACAGAGGTTTGTGTGCAGCCGTTGTAAAGGAGACATCATCCTCCTAGACTCCACCTGA